Proteins encoded within one genomic window of Paenarthrobacter sp. JL.01a:
- a CDS encoding glycoside hydrolase family 2 TIM barrel-domain containing protein: MTAQTVTSYITDTGPGTGNRLPARSWLHSDAPTFSLNGQWRFRLLAGAPGTPGGRGVLPVGEAVEGVAAEDLDDSGWDRIPVPAHWVLEGDGAYGRPIYTNVQFPFPTDAPHVPDENPTGDYRRTFELPLDWDRAARTALRFDGVESRYKVWLNGTEIGVGTGSRLAQEFDVTEALRPGTNLLAVRVHQWSASSYVEDQDQWWMPGIFRDVTLQARPKTGIDDIWLRTSFTAGAGVIDPEITAGQAAYPVRLSVPELDIDVVWNSAADIAPVAITGVEPWSAEVPRLYNATVASEGETISLRLGFRTVEIKGDQFLVNGKRVVFHGVNRHETHPDRGRVFDEDFARADLAMMKQFNVNAIRTSHYPPHPRLLDIADELGFWVILECDLETHGFERHGWVGNPSDDPAWREAYVDRMERAVERDKNHPSIVMWSLGNESGTGANLAAMSAWTHARDAGRPVHYEGDYTGAYTDVYSRMYSSVPETESIGRDDSGALLLGCSAAESARQRTKPFILCEYVHAMGNGPGAIDQYEALVDRYPRLHGGFVWEWRDHGIRTTAADGTEFFAYGGDFGEVVHDGNFVMDGMVHSDSTPSPGLFEYKQIVAPIRLGFSTETHDGGTRHFVSVANLRHTADASDVVLRWRLERDGQPGASGEFDVADSSGQPLAAGDTVRVELPRLDVVGTGEHWLTVEAALRKDSTWADTGHVISAAQLPLALQGSSATPPRPTLPAGQAADTVPPVLHLGPAVFEHGRLASLAGLPVSGPRLELWRAPTDNDAGAGRGSYDLADPWLNNGDGVPAPSMEAVWRAAGLDRLTGRVERVAADDSGMVIQTRYSAADTARWVSLEENWQLSDGQLWLRAEIVPSAGWDIIWPRVGIRFDLPGSVDGASWFGTGPHESYPDSMHAALVGRYASGIDQLSVQYAKPQESGHRSAVRSLDLQNNGSPWLHVQAVPDSRDRLPGFTLARHTAQEISAAAHPHELPASQGSYLYLDAAQHGLGSRACGPDVWPDYALRPEARTLVFRFTEPG; this comes from the coding sequence ATGACCGCCCAAACAGTAACCAGCTACATCACTGACACCGGACCGGGCACAGGGAACCGCCTCCCCGCCCGGTCGTGGCTGCACAGCGATGCACCAACCTTTTCGTTGAATGGCCAGTGGCGCTTCCGTCTTTTGGCTGGCGCCCCGGGTACCCCGGGCGGACGCGGCGTCCTCCCTGTGGGCGAAGCAGTGGAGGGTGTTGCCGCAGAGGACCTGGACGATTCCGGCTGGGACCGGATCCCTGTCCCGGCCCACTGGGTGTTGGAGGGAGACGGCGCCTACGGCCGGCCCATCTACACCAACGTCCAGTTTCCGTTCCCCACGGACGCGCCCCACGTCCCGGATGAAAACCCTACCGGCGATTATCGCCGGACGTTCGAACTCCCATTGGACTGGGACAGGGCAGCCAGAACAGCGCTGCGTTTCGACGGCGTCGAGTCCCGCTACAAGGTGTGGCTCAACGGAACCGAGATCGGGGTGGGCACGGGCAGCAGGCTGGCGCAGGAGTTTGATGTCACGGAAGCACTCCGGCCGGGCACCAACCTCTTGGCCGTACGCGTCCACCAGTGGTCCGCCTCGAGCTACGTCGAAGACCAGGACCAGTGGTGGATGCCTGGCATCTTCCGCGACGTGACGCTGCAGGCCCGCCCAAAGACGGGTATCGACGACATCTGGTTGCGGACGTCCTTCACCGCCGGCGCCGGCGTCATTGACCCGGAGATCACCGCAGGCCAGGCCGCCTACCCGGTTCGGCTGTCCGTTCCCGAACTGGATATCGACGTCGTCTGGAACTCCGCTGCCGACATCGCCCCGGTGGCGATCACCGGCGTCGAACCTTGGTCCGCAGAGGTGCCCCGCCTCTACAACGCGACCGTGGCCAGCGAAGGCGAGACCATTTCGCTTCGCCTGGGTTTCCGTACTGTGGAGATCAAGGGCGACCAATTCCTGGTGAACGGAAAGCGCGTGGTGTTCCACGGCGTGAACCGTCATGAGACGCATCCGGACCGGGGACGGGTCTTTGACGAGGACTTTGCCCGCGCGGACCTGGCCATGATGAAGCAGTTCAACGTCAACGCGATCCGCACCAGCCACTATCCGCCGCACCCCCGTTTGCTGGACATCGCTGACGAACTGGGCTTCTGGGTGATCCTGGAGTGCGACCTCGAGACCCACGGTTTCGAGCGGCACGGCTGGGTGGGCAACCCCAGTGACGACCCCGCCTGGCGCGAGGCGTACGTGGACCGCATGGAGCGTGCGGTGGAGCGGGACAAGAACCATCCCTCCATCGTCATGTGGTCGCTGGGCAACGAGTCCGGTACGGGCGCCAACCTCGCTGCGATGTCCGCCTGGACCCATGCCCGCGATGCCGGCCGCCCCGTCCATTACGAGGGTGACTACACAGGCGCCTACACGGACGTGTACTCGCGGATGTACTCGTCGGTGCCGGAAACCGAGTCGATCGGACGCGATGACTCAGGGGCGCTGCTGCTGGGCTGCTCCGCGGCGGAGTCGGCCAGGCAGCGGACCAAACCGTTCATCCTGTGCGAGTACGTCCATGCCATGGGGAACGGCCCGGGCGCGATCGACCAATACGAGGCCCTGGTGGACCGCTACCCGCGGCTACACGGTGGCTTCGTCTGGGAGTGGCGGGATCACGGCATCCGAACCACTGCTGCCGACGGCACTGAATTCTTCGCTTACGGCGGGGACTTCGGCGAGGTGGTTCACGACGGCAACTTCGTCATGGACGGCATGGTCCACTCGGACTCCACGCCCAGCCCGGGCCTCTTCGAGTACAAGCAGATCGTCGCACCGATCCGCTTGGGCTTCTCCACCGAAACGCACGACGGCGGCACCCGCCACTTCGTCTCTGTCGCCAACCTGAGGCACACCGCCGATGCGTCGGATGTGGTGCTCCGCTGGCGGCTTGAGCGTGACGGACAGCCGGGCGCTTCGGGAGAATTCGACGTCGCCGATTCCTCGGGTCAGCCGCTGGCCGCCGGTGACACAGTCCGGGTGGAGCTTCCCCGCCTGGACGTGGTGGGGACCGGCGAACATTGGTTGACCGTGGAGGCTGCGCTCCGCAAGGACAGCACGTGGGCCGACACCGGCCACGTGATCTCCGCGGCTCAGTTGCCGTTGGCGCTGCAGGGCTCCAGTGCAACCCCGCCCAGGCCAACGCTACCGGCAGGGCAGGCCGCTGACACGGTGCCGCCCGTCCTGCATCTTGGTCCCGCGGTCTTTGAACACGGGCGGTTGGCTTCCCTTGCTGGACTGCCGGTCTCCGGCCCCCGCTTGGAGTTGTGGCGCGCCCCTACGGATAACGACGCCGGCGCGGGCCGCGGTAGTTATGACCTCGCCGACCCGTGGCTCAACAATGGCGACGGCGTTCCCGCCCCTTCAATGGAGGCCGTCTGGCGCGCTGCAGGCCTGGACCGGCTCACGGGTCGGGTGGAAAGGGTGGCCGCCGACGACTCGGGCATGGTGATCCAGACGCGCTACTCCGCAGCCGACACCGCTCGCTGGGTCTCCTTGGAGGAAAACTGGCAACTTTCAGACGGCCAGCTGTGGCTCCGCGCGGAGATTGTTCCGAGCGCCGGCTGGGACATCATCTGGCCGCGTGTCGGGATCCGGTTCGACCTGCCGGGATCCGTGGACGGCGCCTCCTGGTTCGGAACCGGGCCCCATGAGTCGTACCCGGACAGCATGCACGCCGCACTGGTTGGACGCTATGCCTCGGGGATTGATCAGCTGTCCGTGCAGTACGCCAAGCCGCAGGAATCCGGCCACAGGAGTGCGGTTCGCTCCCTGGACCTGCAGAACAACGGTTCTCCGTGGCTGCACGTCCAGGCGGTCCCGGACTCCCGGGACCGTTTGCCGGGCTTCACGCTCGCCCGGCACACGGCACAGGAGATTTCCGCAGCTGCCCATCCGCACGAGTTGCCAGCCAGCCAAGGCAGTTATCTGTACCTGGACGCGGCACAGCATGGCCTCGGGTCCAGGGCGTGCGGACCGGACGTTTGGCCCGACTACGCCCTGCGTCCCGAAGCCCGCACCCTGGTCTTCCGGTTCACCGAGCCCGGCTAG
- a CDS encoding MFS transporter, with amino-acid sequence MTAPDVTGTPTESSRVPSSKRASGKRPSGRRLHPAWIVAAVAFLALVGAAGFRAAPGVLMVPLQQEFGWSTTVLSLAVSINLVLFGLTAPFAAALMERFGIRKVTSLALCLIGLGSALTVLVNQSWQILLTWGVLIGLGTGSMALVFAATIANTWFAKSRGLVIGILTAGSAAGQLVFLPFIAALAQNPGWRGASLLIAAGALAVVPLVLRWLRNSPADVGVLPYGAQEPEVQVADAGTTAAAVGKPEVVVPKDSTNAAVRALQVLKRAVKVRTFWALVAGFAICGATTNGLIGTHFIPSAHDHGMPETTAAGLLAVVGIFDIVGTIASGWLTDRFNPKVLLAVYYQFRGIGLLVLPLLLGSSVEPSMIIFVVVYGLDWVATVPPTAAICRSVFGADGSVVFGWVFAAHQLGAAAAALAAGFIRDVTGHYNYAWLGAAAMCTVAAVISATVRKDAKKVPVAVSG; translated from the coding sequence ATGACCGCTCCCGACGTCACAGGGACACCCACTGAATCGTCACGGGTCCCGTCCAGTAAGCGGGCGTCCGGAAAGCGTCCGTCCGGCCGCCGCCTCCACCCGGCCTGGATCGTTGCCGCGGTAGCCTTCCTTGCCTTGGTCGGAGCGGCCGGCTTCCGTGCAGCTCCCGGCGTACTGATGGTCCCGCTGCAGCAGGAATTCGGCTGGTCCACCACGGTGCTGTCGCTCGCGGTAAGCATCAACCTGGTCCTTTTCGGGCTGACGGCACCTTTCGCGGCAGCCCTCATGGAACGCTTCGGCATCCGCAAAGTGACCTCGTTGGCCCTGTGCCTGATCGGTCTTGGTTCGGCACTGACTGTCCTTGTGAACCAGTCGTGGCAGATCCTCCTCACCTGGGGAGTGCTCATCGGTTTGGGAACCGGCTCCATGGCTCTCGTCTTCGCGGCTACGATCGCCAACACCTGGTTCGCCAAAAGCCGCGGCTTGGTGATCGGCATTCTCACCGCAGGAAGTGCGGCCGGTCAGCTGGTCTTCCTGCCGTTCATCGCTGCGCTTGCCCAGAACCCGGGCTGGCGCGGGGCCTCGCTGCTCATCGCTGCCGGTGCGCTCGCCGTGGTACCGCTGGTGCTGCGGTGGCTACGGAACTCACCGGCCGACGTCGGGGTGCTGCCTTATGGTGCGCAAGAACCTGAGGTGCAGGTCGCCGACGCCGGGACCACCGCTGCGGCGGTCGGCAAGCCGGAGGTAGTGGTTCCGAAGGATTCCACCAACGCCGCTGTCCGTGCCCTGCAGGTCCTCAAGCGGGCCGTCAAGGTCCGGACGTTCTGGGCCTTGGTTGCGGGCTTCGCTATCTGCGGAGCTACCACGAACGGCCTCATCGGAACGCACTTCATTCCCTCGGCGCACGATCACGGCATGCCCGAAACCACGGCGGCGGGCTTGCTGGCCGTCGTAGGAATCTTCGACATCGTGGGAACCATCGCCTCAGGCTGGCTGACCGACCGCTTCAATCCCAAGGTTTTGCTGGCCGTCTACTACCAGTTCCGGGGGATCGGCCTTCTGGTGCTGCCGTTGCTGCTGGGCTCGTCCGTGGAACCGAGCATGATCATTTTCGTGGTGGTGTATGGGCTTGATTGGGTGGCGACGGTCCCGCCCACGGCCGCCATCTGCCGCTCGGTGTTCGGCGCCGATGGTTCGGTGGTGTTCGGCTGGGTGTTCGCCGCCCACCAGCTGGGAGCCGCCGCAGCCGCGCTCGCGGCCGGGTTCATCCGCGACGTCACGGGACACTACAACTATGCATGGCTGGGTGCAGCGGCCATGTGCACTGTGGCGGCAGTCATCAGCGCCACCGTCCGCAAGGACGCCAAGAAGGTGCCCGTAGCGGTGTCCGGGTGA
- a CDS encoding carbohydrate ABC transporter permease: protein MTTTATKSPAVAAAKARSAGPDRSAGRRRSSTIIVTALLVVVALYFLIPVYWVFVASTKSTSDLFSTNGFWFAPTFSLWENIGRVVSYDDGIFGRWFLNSAIYAGAGALLATYFAAAGGYALAKYEFKGRNLVFGTILGGVLVPGTATALPLFLLFSQLGLANTYWSVLLPSLVSPFGLFLCRIYAQATVDTSLIEAARIDGAGELRIFHTIGLKVLTPALVTVFLFQLVGIWNNYFLPLVMLSDSELYPITLGLNNWLSQVDRLPEFYELTTGGVLLSIIPLSIAMIVLQRFWRGGLTEGAVK, encoded by the coding sequence ATGACCACTACAGCTACCAAGTCACCCGCAGTCGCCGCTGCCAAGGCCCGGTCCGCGGGTCCGGACCGATCAGCCGGACGACGCCGGTCGTCCACCATCATTGTCACCGCCCTTTTGGTGGTGGTTGCCCTCTACTTTTTGATTCCCGTGTACTGGGTCTTCGTCGCCTCCACGAAGTCCACGTCCGACCTCTTCTCCACCAATGGCTTCTGGTTCGCTCCCACGTTCTCCCTGTGGGAGAACATCGGCCGGGTGGTCAGCTACGACGATGGAATCTTCGGCCGTTGGTTCCTGAACTCGGCGATCTATGCCGGCGCCGGCGCGCTCCTGGCCACATACTTTGCGGCAGCAGGCGGCTACGCACTTGCCAAGTACGAGTTCAAGGGACGCAACCTGGTGTTCGGCACCATCCTCGGCGGCGTCCTGGTCCCCGGTACAGCGACGGCGCTTCCCTTGTTCCTCCTGTTCAGCCAGCTGGGCCTGGCCAACACGTACTGGAGTGTGTTGTTACCTTCGCTGGTCTCGCCGTTCGGGCTGTTCCTGTGCAGGATCTATGCCCAGGCCACTGTGGACACTTCGCTGATCGAGGCCGCCAGGATCGATGGCGCCGGCGAACTCCGCATCTTCCACACCATTGGGCTCAAAGTCCTGACGCCGGCCTTGGTCACGGTGTTCCTTTTCCAACTGGTGGGCATCTGGAACAACTACTTCCTGCCGCTGGTCATGCTGTCCGATTCCGAGCTCTACCCCATCACGCTGGGCCTGAACAACTGGCTCAGCCAGGTGGACCGCCTGCCCGAATTCTACGAACTGACCACGGGCGGAGTGCTGCTCTCCATCATCCCGCTCAGCATCGCCATGATTGTCCTGCAGCGCTTCTGGCGCGGTGGGCTGACAGAAGGAGCCGTGAAGTAA
- a CDS encoding carbohydrate ABC transporter permease, translating to MTTTRTASTMQRPVGAAGRGKRTGAAARAPWLLLAPFLALFALTFLLPIVVAILSSFTKVTRSGLFGEAGVTSEFAGFGNYAQALADGSFVASIGRMLLFGIVQVPVMIVLCTVLALMLESASAKWPGFFRAAYFMPYGVPGVIATILWSFLYVPGLSPLFDAAKLVGLTPDFLGANSVLWSIANIVTWSYTGYNMLIIVAQLKAIPVELYEAAKVDGASTWRVARSIQLPLIRPALMLTTVFSIIGTLQLFAEAQVLKTVAPAIDSQYTPNLSAYTTAFAYNDYNVAAAQSVIIAVAAFTLSFAFLALTNRKSS from the coding sequence ATGACGACCACGCGCACTGCATCCACCATGCAACGTCCCGTCGGGGCGGCCGGCCGCGGCAAGAGGACAGGCGCCGCGGCACGGGCACCCTGGCTTCTGCTGGCTCCTTTCCTGGCTCTTTTCGCACTGACGTTTCTGCTGCCCATTGTGGTGGCGATCCTCTCCAGCTTCACCAAGGTGACCAGGAGCGGACTCTTCGGCGAGGCGGGTGTAACCAGTGAGTTCGCCGGGTTCGGCAACTACGCCCAGGCTCTGGCGGACGGCAGTTTCGTGGCATCCATCGGCCGCATGCTGCTGTTCGGCATCGTCCAGGTTCCGGTCATGATCGTCCTCTGCACTGTCCTGGCGTTGATGTTGGAATCGGCATCGGCCAAATGGCCCGGCTTCTTCCGCGCCGCCTACTTCATGCCCTACGGCGTTCCCGGGGTCATCGCCACCATTCTGTGGTCCTTCCTGTATGTGCCCGGCCTCAGCCCCCTGTTTGACGCGGCCAAACTCGTCGGCCTCACCCCGGATTTCCTGGGCGCCAATAGCGTGTTGTGGTCCATCGCCAACATCGTCACCTGGAGCTACACGGGCTACAACATGCTGATCATCGTGGCGCAGCTCAAGGCCATTCCCGTGGAACTCTACGAGGCAGCAAAGGTGGACGGAGCGTCTACCTGGCGGGTCGCCCGCAGCATCCAGCTTCCCCTGATCCGTCCGGCCCTCATGCTCACCACGGTGTTTTCGATCATCGGCACCCTGCAGTTGTTCGCTGAAGCGCAGGTCCTCAAAACCGTGGCCCCTGCCATCGACAGCCAGTACACGCCCAATCTGAGCGCCTACACCACGGCCTTCGCGTACAACGACTACAACGTCGCGGCCGCCCAGTCGGTCATCATCGCCGTCGCCGCCTTCACCCTTTCGTTCGCCTTCCTCGCGCTGACCAACAGGAAGTCATCATGA
- a CDS encoding glycosyltransferase 87 family protein has protein sequence MALPDVELRTGTGAARPHPTTQASPLLLRLLPVAVVALPVWMLLANWAKQGLDFSVYWFGGSILNQAGSSASELYGPTVASAGGPQLPFTYPPFAALVFGLLARLPQQTALNLFNCAGVVVAAWVAVTIVRYWSSKPDLRSALSSARSCWVAAALFLAILFLGPWRETFAFGQINILLMGLMVVDLLGGVSKRRRFRGSGFLVGVAAGIKLTPLVFGLYFLMRKDWRGLVNMSLGFVSTVLFAWLLRPAESLSFWLEILPDTSRIGGAGYVDNLSIKGALLHFGVPQDVVTLPWLALSLGTLVLAAVMIRAASAQGARVVAISTTALAMLLISPVSWSHHWVWMAVVLPAFAWTIKETPARLKGQRIVMAAVLALSTLVFFFSPKTIGTALGAANLDVQTPGLWIMASSSGVFCAAGILVCWLAALRRNSVRTDEIPDVPTRLRQWAARSQERSA, from the coding sequence ATGGCACTGCCCGACGTCGAATTACGGACCGGAACGGGCGCCGCGCGGCCGCACCCAACAACCCAGGCCTCGCCTCTGCTCCTTCGTCTGCTGCCCGTGGCCGTTGTGGCTTTGCCGGTGTGGATGTTGCTCGCGAACTGGGCCAAACAAGGCCTGGACTTCAGCGTCTACTGGTTCGGTGGGAGCATCCTGAACCAGGCCGGTTCGTCCGCGTCTGAACTCTATGGCCCCACGGTGGCATCGGCCGGTGGGCCGCAATTGCCGTTTACCTATCCGCCGTTCGCTGCGTTGGTGTTCGGGTTGTTGGCCCGTTTGCCGCAACAGACGGCGCTCAACCTGTTCAATTGCGCCGGCGTGGTGGTGGCCGCTTGGGTGGCTGTCACGATCGTCCGTTACTGGTCGTCCAAGCCGGATCTGCGGAGCGCACTGTCATCGGCCAGAAGCTGTTGGGTTGCCGCAGCCCTTTTCCTGGCGATCCTGTTCCTGGGCCCGTGGCGCGAGACGTTCGCCTTCGGGCAGATCAACATCCTGCTCATGGGCCTGATGGTGGTGGACCTGCTCGGCGGCGTGTCCAAGCGCCGGAGGTTCCGGGGAAGCGGCTTCCTTGTTGGCGTCGCCGCCGGCATCAAGCTGACACCGCTGGTGTTCGGCCTGTACTTCCTGATGCGCAAGGACTGGCGGGGGCTGGTGAATATGTCCTTGGGCTTCGTCTCCACAGTACTTTTTGCTTGGTTGCTGCGCCCCGCGGAGTCCCTGTCGTTCTGGCTGGAAATCCTTCCCGACACCTCCCGCATCGGCGGGGCCGGCTACGTCGACAACCTCTCCATCAAGGGTGCACTGTTGCACTTCGGAGTGCCGCAGGACGTCGTGACGTTGCCATGGCTCGCTTTGAGCCTGGGAACGCTGGTTCTGGCCGCCGTCATGATCCGGGCGGCCAGCGCCCAGGGCGCCCGTGTTGTGGCGATTTCGACGACGGCGCTGGCCATGCTGCTCATCAGCCCCGTTTCGTGGTCGCACCATTGGGTCTGGATGGCCGTGGTCCTGCCGGCGTTCGCCTGGACCATTAAGGAAACCCCGGCGCGATTGAAGGGCCAGCGGATAGTGATGGCGGCGGTTCTTGCCCTCTCCACCCTGGTGTTCTTCTTCTCGCCGAAGACCATTGGTACCGCGCTCGGGGCTGCCAACCTGGATGTCCAGACGCCCGGTCTGTGGATCATGGCCTCCAGCTCAGGCGTTTTCTGCGCGGCGGGCATCCTGGTGTGCTGGCTGGCAGCTCTGCGCAGGAACTCGGTGCGAACCGATGAGATACCGGACGTTCCTACCCGCCTGCGCCAGTGGGCTGCCCGCTCCCAGGAACGAAGCGCCTAA
- a CDS encoding ABC transporter substrate-binding protein yields MTRFTRRQLLGAGLGTAAMGLLSGCATPGTQSVNAAPTIPAASGPVRLTYWAWLKDFQKVADIWNAANPNIQVDVVWIPGGNAGGYQKLYSALAAGGGPDLAQVELRSIPEFMLVNGLVDISRYGAKDHAHLYDPTLWKQVSYTGGVYGIPQDSGPMAMFYQPAILDKVGGAPPKTWDEWAGLARELRSVDTYLDCFPISDASSFASFAGQAGAAWLRPEEDGWVINMTDDATLNTARFFDKAIDDDLVTTTYGAFSPGWFAAAGKGGIASTVTGSWGDALVEGVSGSEGKWRVAPMPTWGATGFGSSYLGGSTAAVLANSKHPKEAVEFAVWLTTSKEGIDAEINNSGIGWSPNPDFIGTDRQQPSAFFGGQNYNQDIFIPAAQQQNPDWSWWPVTQQSFNILSDGFRKKAFGTSLVDSIAASEQQIITVFKNKGLTIRKETA; encoded by the coding sequence ATGACCCGTTTTACTCGAAGACAACTTTTGGGCGCAGGCCTGGGTACGGCAGCCATGGGTCTGCTGTCCGGCTGCGCGACGCCGGGAACCCAGTCCGTCAACGCTGCACCAACCATCCCGGCCGCCAGCGGTCCTGTGCGGCTTACGTATTGGGCATGGTTGAAGGACTTCCAGAAGGTTGCCGACATCTGGAATGCAGCGAATCCAAACATCCAGGTGGACGTCGTCTGGATCCCCGGCGGCAACGCAGGCGGATACCAGAAGCTCTACTCGGCGCTGGCAGCCGGGGGTGGCCCGGACCTGGCACAGGTGGAGCTGCGGTCGATCCCGGAGTTCATGCTGGTCAACGGGCTGGTGGACATCTCCCGCTACGGTGCCAAGGACCACGCTCACCTCTATGACCCCACGTTGTGGAAACAGGTCAGCTACACCGGCGGCGTCTACGGAATACCCCAGGATTCAGGTCCGATGGCCATGTTCTACCAGCCGGCCATTCTGGACAAGGTAGGCGGCGCTCCCCCGAAAACCTGGGACGAATGGGCGGGGCTGGCCCGCGAGCTTCGTTCCGTGGACACGTACCTGGACTGCTTCCCGATCAGCGACGCCTCATCCTTTGCTTCTTTCGCCGGGCAGGCAGGAGCCGCGTGGCTGCGTCCGGAGGAGGATGGCTGGGTCATCAACATGACCGACGACGCCACGCTCAACACCGCGCGCTTCTTCGACAAAGCGATCGACGACGACCTCGTCACCACCACGTACGGCGCCTTCTCCCCCGGCTGGTTCGCCGCGGCCGGCAAGGGCGGAATCGCCTCCACCGTCACCGGCAGCTGGGGCGATGCCCTGGTCGAAGGCGTCAGCGGGTCCGAGGGAAAGTGGCGGGTTGCACCCATGCCCACGTGGGGCGCCACCGGATTCGGCTCCAGCTACCTGGGTGGTTCAACCGCCGCCGTCCTGGCCAACAGCAAGCACCCCAAGGAAGCGGTGGAGTTCGCCGTCTGGCTGACAACATCGAAAGAAGGCATCGACGCCGAGATTAACAACAGCGGCATCGGCTGGTCCCCGAATCCGGATTTCATTGGAACGGACCGTCAACAACCTTCGGCCTTCTTCGGGGGTCAAAACTACAACCAGGACATCTTCATCCCGGCAGCGCAGCAGCAAAACCCTGACTGGTCTTGGTGGCCCGTAACCCAGCAGTCCTTCAACATCCTCAGTGACGGTTTCCGGAAGAAGGCCTTCGGGACCTCCCTGGTGGACTCGATTGCCGCTTCCGAGCAGCAGATCATCACCGTTTTCAAGAACAAGGGCCTCACCATCAGGAAGGAAACGGCATGA
- a CDS encoding acyl-CoA dehydrogenase family protein has product MSDSTTNTSDVLALDSLLSDDELAVRDKVRDYTTQRIRPNISRWYEDAVFPREIAPELGELGVLGMHLEGYGCPGRTAVEYGLAAMELEAGDSGIRTFVSVQGSLAMTAIHRWGSEAQKEQWLPRMAAGELIGCFALTEPSAGSDPSSMTTTARQTSDGWVLDGAKRWIGLASIADVMVVWARTDDGIRGFLVPAGASGVTATPIEPKLSMRASVQCNVMFDAVRLAPEAILPGAMGLKGPFSCLNEARYGIVWGAMGAARDSYEAALSYAGERLQFGRPLAGYQLTQEKLVNMLLEIQKGTLLALHLGRLKDAGHLQPQQISMGKLNNVREAIKIAREARTILGGNGVTLDYAPLRHANNLESVRTYEGTDEVHTLILGQHITGIGAFRG; this is encoded by the coding sequence ATGAGCGATTCAACGACGAACACCTCCGACGTCCTGGCCCTGGATTCCCTGCTTTCCGACGACGAACTTGCCGTCCGCGACAAGGTTCGTGATTACACCACCCAGCGGATCCGGCCGAATATCTCCCGCTGGTACGAGGACGCGGTCTTCCCCCGGGAGATCGCCCCGGAGCTTGGCGAGTTGGGCGTTCTCGGCATGCACCTGGAGGGTTACGGCTGCCCCGGACGGACCGCCGTCGAATATGGCTTGGCCGCCATGGAGCTGGAAGCCGGCGATTCGGGCATCCGGACCTTCGTTTCGGTGCAGGGTTCGCTCGCCATGACGGCGATCCATCGTTGGGGATCGGAGGCACAGAAGGAGCAGTGGCTTCCGCGGATGGCCGCGGGAGAGCTGATCGGCTGCTTCGCTTTGACAGAACCCTCGGCCGGCTCGGACCCTTCGTCCATGACCACCACAGCCCGGCAGACCAGCGATGGATGGGTGCTGGATGGAGCCAAGCGATGGATTGGACTCGCCTCGATTGCCGACGTCATGGTGGTGTGGGCCCGGACCGATGACGGGATACGTGGTTTCCTGGTTCCCGCGGGCGCTTCGGGCGTCACCGCAACGCCGATTGAGCCAAAGCTTTCCATGCGTGCCTCAGTTCAGTGCAATGTGATGTTCGACGCCGTTCGGCTGGCTCCGGAGGCAATCCTCCCAGGTGCCATGGGCCTTAAGGGGCCGTTCTCCTGCTTGAACGAGGCCAGATACGGGATTGTCTGGGGTGCCATGGGAGCGGCCCGCGATTCGTACGAAGCAGCCCTTTCCTACGCCGGTGAACGCCTGCAGTTTGGTCGCCCCCTGGCCGGCTATCAGTTGACGCAGGAGAAGCTGGTCAATATGCTCCTGGAAATCCAGAAGGGCACGCTGTTGGCCCTGCACCTGGGCCGGCTGAAGGATGCCGGGCATTTGCAGCCGCAGCAGATTTCGATGGGCAAACTGAACAATGTCCGTGAGGCCATCAAGATCGCCCGCGAGGCCCGTACTATCCTGGGCGGCAACGGCGTCACGCTTGACTATGCTCCGCTAAGGCACGCGAACAATCTGGAGTCCGTGCGCACCTATGAAGGAACCGACGAGGTACACACCCTGATCCTGGGTCAGCACATCACGGGCATCGGGGCCTTCCGCGGCTAA
- a CDS encoding TetR/AcrR family transcriptional regulator — protein sequence MTTKDVSRATKRGPYAKSEERRQAILDAAHAVFAARGYRGGSLQDVADRAGMSQTSLLHYFPSKRDLLMSVLERRDEITGGAFPDDMEEGLADSVIRTALYNENIPGVIELYTVLCAESVTDEHPGRDYFTARFERLRASYARRFAELAADGRLRPGVDPKEAATSLVALWDGLQTQWLLAPDRVAVTKGLQGFLDLVILPDPN from the coding sequence ATGACCACAAAGGACGTGTCCCGCGCAACGAAGCGTGGCCCTTACGCGAAATCGGAGGAACGGCGCCAGGCGATTCTGGACGCTGCGCATGCGGTGTTCGCTGCCCGCGGCTACCGCGGGGGATCGCTGCAGGATGTTGCGGACCGTGCAGGGATGAGCCAGACAAGCTTGCTGCACTATTTCCCGTCCAAGCGCGACCTCCTGATGTCGGTCCTGGAACGGCGTGACGAGATCACCGGCGGAGCCTTCCCTGATGACATGGAAGAGGGCTTGGCGGACTCGGTCATCCGGACGGCGCTGTACAACGAGAACATCCCCGGGGTGATCGAGCTCTACACGGTCCTGTGTGCGGAGTCCGTCACGGATGAGCACCCCGGCAGGGACTACTTCACCGCACGCTTCGAGCGATTGCGGGCAAGCTATGCCCGTCGTTTCGCCGAGCTTGCAGCCGACGGCAGGCTGCGGCCCGGCGTCGATCCCAAGGAAGCAGCCACCTCGCTGGTGGCTCTTTGGGACGGCCTCCAAACCCAGTGGCTCCTTGCCCCGGACAGGGTCGCCGTAACCAAGGGCCTTCAGGGGTTCCTCGACCTTGTGATCCTCCCGGACCCCAACTAG